In Felis catus isolate Fca126 chromosome A3, F.catus_Fca126_mat1.0, whole genome shotgun sequence, a single genomic region encodes these proteins:
- the ZNF831 gene encoding zinc finger protein 831 isoform X4 — protein MEVPDLTRPASPARDQPAPAPGHPGASGGQVSPHLTLGPVILSPEQGLAPAVFLKALPIPLYHTGPPGGLQPRAPLVTGSLDGGGGPFILSPLLQPEGPGPAQAGKPAAPTLTVNIVGALPVLSPGLGPTLGSPGKVRNAGKYLCPHCGRDCLKPSVLEKHIRSHTGERPFPCATCGIAFKTQSNLYKHRRTQTHLNHSRLSSESEGGGGSLPEEGAGAGESCRAAGAGDGRSQSRSGRPLSPGAQGAGRCPVPATHPSSVAKTLGVKLEAVPRPGSAPADRETPVDSPARTLAGGTQLRRKSPERPSPTAGLPCAPRQQAAPSSEKARDVRASEGRLRKCESTDSGYLSRSDSAEQPPAPGSPPRGLSEGEAAPGPRLERQLEQRIAWLISHNQAVVDDSQLDNVRPRKTVLCKQGSIDLPMPYTYKDSFHFDIRALPSGRRKPAALGPARSTFTPPDKARPVFFHSVPTQLSSTVACVPITRSNSLPFVEGTGMWQEPPDPRDAGPRRQKPLSPRPAPARPADVPGGHPRALVRQAAVEDLPCPLTGDGPAPTEDLDGSRAAAGEGAASRGGAAGKKCGQRPLKMFSQDKWQVYGKETFKRIYQKMKTSYHGGKKAREGTVGSGTELGRPLQEEVAGDEGTAPSQGGRTPVRGDVSVGTQPGPWGRPLAQEGFPVMDPATEGETAARAGGRDQPRVNRATLPSTLSCREPPCSGSKSPLLPPNGRLELGTQRPVAPGPLKGGNLEAPMPVSADPNLEGGARGGGGKETCQQAPTVSRQPSGGTGEPQPSEDKLPSERKKLKVEKLSCQEPPEPVGAEGETPSGPGQATSPPSHNQDGDPGDRPGEPRGSADGVAGGRAGEPAKPSEVCGVSSAIPSVALRQVLQDPCPAAVSPGRHPQLATQPPAPGVLTAPADTAFPPKYLLRLPQGEACPPPPTAQGPRRGQDPLCRRRWPEEQPSVVGPGLGTCLPPCPATGLASGGADTFEEDPGWSRHWGRRKGVQGEEKPDLDADPPAAGPSPGSSSGASRETTSFLPTPACATQKSGTPEPRHLCVGSTSAGARPSGGVLSPCALGRELGGPPENAPENPPSGPLAGLSSCCCFLTAPASPGWPQLASCTHSETLRSTRAQGPFPSLRAEPRLTWCCLSRSLPLPTEQKETTASVYLALHFLGGSTRDEGPDARPLSRVVVGGRTRTALGEGGQVRTAKLFCPVASGMASQERVSEPEWKKGPPWRRAKLFRGSGKQKRLSVRPRRRRGGFLQSRIQLRGGGLHRPPRVLRKDRHLPPLEGLGPRRTPRKPSSETAALIPALQKNFHNIT, from the exons ATGGAGGTGCCAGACCTCACTCGCCCTGCCTCGCCTGCCCGGGACCAGCCAGCTCCTGCCCCTGGACACCCAGGAGCCTCAGGTGGGCAGGTCTCGCCTCACCTGACCCTGGGCCCCGTGATTCTGTCACCGGAGCAGGGTCTGGCCCCCGCCGTGTTCCTGAAGGCCCTGCCCATCCCGCTGTACCACACGGGGCCCCCGGGGGGCCTCCAGCCACGTGCCCCCCTGGTGACGGGCAGCCTGGACGGGGGCGGCGGACCCTTTATCCTCAGCCCCCTGCTGCAGCCCGAaggccccggccccgcccaggCGGGGAAGCCGGCGGCCCCGACCCTCACCGTGAACATCGTGGGCGCGCTGCCCGTCCTGTCGCCGGGCCTGGGGCCCACGCTGGGCAGCCCGGGGAAGGTACGGAACGCCGGCAAGTACCTCTGCCCACACTGTGGCCGCGACTGCCTGAAGCCCAGCGTTCTGGAGAAGCACATCCGGTCCCACACGGGCGAGAGGCCCTTCCCGTGTGCCACCTGCGGCATCGCCTTTAAGACCCAGAGCAACCTGTACAAGCACAGGCGCACCCAGACGCACCTCAACCACTCCCGGCTGTCTTCGGAGTCTGAGGGAGGGGGCGGCAGCCTCCCggaggagggggccggggccggAGAGAGCTGCAGGGCAGCGGGCGCAGGGGACGGCCGGAGCCAGAGCCGATCCGGGAGGCCCCTCTCTCCAGGCGCCCAGGGTGCCGGGCGCTGCCCGGTGCCAGCCACGCACCCGTCTTCTGTTGCTAAGACCCTGGGTGTGAAGTTGGAAGCCGTTCCCCGTCCGGGGTCCGCACCAGCCGACAGAGAGACCCCCGTGGACTCCCCCGCGCGCACCCTGGCCGGCGGCACCCAGCTGAGGCGGAAGTCGCCCGAGCGGCCGTCCCCGACCGCCGGCCTGCCGTGCGCCCCGCGGCAGCAGGCGGCGCCGTCCTCGGAGAAAGCCCGGGACGTCAGGGCCTCGGAGGGCCGGCTGAGGAAGTGTGAGAGCACGGACTCGGGCTACCTGTCCCGCTCGGACAGCGCGGAGCAGCCGCCGGCCCCCGGCAGCCCCCCGCGTGGCCTGTCGGAGGGGGAGGCGGCCCCGGGCCCGCGGCTGGAGAGGCAGCTGGAACAGCGCATCGCCTGGCTCATCTCTCACAACCAGGCCGTGGTGGACGACTCCCAGCTGGACAACGTGCGGCCCCGTAAGACAGTCCTGTGCAAGCAGGGCAGCATCGACCTGCCCATGCCCTACACCTACAAGGACTCCTTCCACTTCGACATCCGGGCGCTGCCCTCCGGCCGTAGGAAGCCCGCCGCCCTGGGCCCGGCCCGCTCTACCTTCACGCCCCCCGACAAGGCGCGCCCAGTCTTCTTCCACTCCGTCCCCACCCAGCTCTCCTCCACCGTGGCGTGCGTGCCCATCACCAGGAGCAACTCGCTGCCCTTCGTCGAGGGCACGGGAATGTGGCAGGAGCCGCCGGACCCGCGGGACGCCGGTCCCCGGAGGCAGAAGCCTCTGAGCCCCAGGCCCGCCCCTGCCCGGCCGGCGGACGTCCCCGGCGGTCACCCCCGGGCCCTGGTCAGACAGGCGGCCGTGGAGGACCTGCCGTGTCCCCTCACCGGAGACGGCCCGGCCCCCACAGAGGACCTGGACGGAAGCAGAGCggctgcgggggagggggcggccagcAGGGGCGGAGCAGCAGGGAAGAAGTGCGGCCAGAGGCCGCTGAAGATGTTCTCCCAGGACAAGTGGCAGGTGTATGGGAAAGAGACATTCAAGAGAATCTaccagaaaatgaaaaccagCTACCACGGAGGCAAGAAGGCACGGGAGGGGACGGTGGGGAGTGGGACAGAGCTAGGTCGTCCTCTCCAGGAAGAGGTGGCAGGGGATGAGGGCACAGCCCCATCGCAGGGCGGGCGGACCCCTGTCCGTGGAGATGTGTCTGTGGGGACCCAGCCGGGGCCTTGGGGACGTCCACTGGCCCAGGAGGGCTTCCCGGTGATGGATCCAGCCACGGAGGGGGAGACGGCGGccagagcaggaggcagggacCAGCCCAGGGTGAACAGGGCCACCTTACCCTCCACCCTCAGCTGCAGAGAACCCCCCTGTTCGGGCAGCAAgagccctctgcttcctccaaatGGGAGGCTGGAGCTGGGGACTCAGCGGCCCGTAGCACCTGGTCCCCTCAAGGGAGGTAACCTAGAGGCTCCCATGCCGGTTTCGGCAGACCCTAACCTGGAAGGAGGCGCCCGTGGTGGGGGCGGCAAGGAGACCTGCCAGCAGGCCCCAACGGTGTCGAGGCAACCCAGCGGTGGCACTGGGGAGCCCCAGCCTTCAGAGGACAAGCTCCCATCGGAGAGAAAGAAGCTGAAGGTCGAGAAGCTGAGCTGCCAGGAGCCGCCAGAGCCCgtgggggcagaaggggagacCCCGAGTGGCCCCGGGCAGGCCACCTCCCCGCCATCTCACAACCAGGACGGTGATCCTGGGGACAGGCCGGGAGAGCCGCGCGGGAGTGCTGATGGCGTggcggggggcagggctggggagccaGCAAAGCCGTCGGAAGTTTGTGGCGTCTCCTCTGCTATTCCATCTGTGGCCCTGAGGCAGGTCCTGCAGGACCCGTGTCCTGCAGCTGTGTCCCCTGGACGTCACCCCCAGCTGGCCACgcagcccccggcccccggcgTCCTCACTGCCCCGGCAGACACTGCCTTTCCCCCCAAGTACCTGCTCAGGCTGCCTCAGGGTGaggcctgccccccacctcccaccgccCAGGGTCCCAGACGAGGCCAGGACCCTCTCTGCAGGAGAAGGTGGCCGGAGGAACAGCCCTCCGTTGttgggccagggctggggacctGCCTGCCGCCCTGCCCAGCCACGGGCTTGGCCTCCGGTGGAGCAGACACCTTCGAGGAGGATCCCGGCTGGTCCAGGCACTGGGGCAGGAGAaagggggtgcagggagaggagaagcCAGACTTGGATGCCGACCCCCCAGCTGCAGGGCCGTCCCCTGGCTCATCCTCCGGTGCCTCCAGGGAGACGAcctccttcctgcccaccccAGCGTGTGCCACCCAGAAGAGTGGGACCCCTGAGCCCCGACACCTCTGCGTGGGTAGTACTTCAGCGGGGGCCAGGCCCTCTGGGGGTGTCCTGAGTCCCTGTGCCCTCGGCAGGGAGTTGGGCGGACCTCCCGAGAATGCCCCGGAAAACCCCCCCTCAGGGCCTCTGGCCGGGCTCAGttcctgctgctgcttcctcaCGGCCCCCGCGTCCCCGGGCTGGCCCCAGCTGGCCTCGTGTACCCACTCAGAAACCCTGAGGAGCACCAGGGCCCAGGGCCCCTTCCCATCCTTGAGGGCTGAGCCCCGACTCACGTGGTGTTGCCTGAGCCGAAGCCTGCCTCTGCCCACAGAGCAGAAGGAAACGACCGCCTCTGTCTACTTGGCTCTGCACTTCCTCGGTGGCAGCACCCGGGACGAGGGTCCAGATGCCCGGCCCCTGagcagggtggtggtgggaggacGGACGAGGACGGCCCTGGGAGAAGGAGGGCAGGTGCGGACAGCAAAG CTCTTCTGCCCAGTGGCCTCAGGGATGGCGTCCCAGGAGCGGGTGTCTGAGCCTGAATGGAAGAAAGGACCGCCTTGGAGGAGGGCAAAGCTGTTTCGGGGGAGTGGCAAACAGAAGAGGCTGAGCGTCCGCCCCAGAAG